The Sporomusa termitida genome has a window encoding:
- a CDS encoding TolC family protein, with product MKKYQRYFLAIIPVVMLMTVTPPVLATAVELSVADSIALALQNNHDLKYAKSAREKAYWAMKAARSNKGLSLDFTHTDQRYNTPPAATGTSTYEYTSDFANQVALTLPLYSGGKLENQIKQAKLELTVADLEVEAAKQQLKLTVVSNYLTVLEYRNEVQVNQETVRNYEEHLQLVNDKFGLGLVAKTDVLSSQVDLASAQDNLVKAQNNYTNAVAALNNAMGLPHAAEVTLKDEFTYEKYPKTLAECLQYAGEHRPELVQYEAKIASANYDVDIAKSGRRPAVNLTAEQGWYDSHFVGAKNSNWLLKLTTSINVFDTGLTSANVKQARHNVDMVLDKAEQQRDTILLNVREYYLSMQEAEKRIDSNKVSVNYAAESLMIQKARYEAGIGTNLDLRDAVLSLDSAQKDYIQALYDYNLNKVKLEQAMGLPVQ from the coding sequence ATGAAGAAATACCAGCGGTATTTCCTGGCAATTATCCCTGTCGTCATGCTAATGACAGTAACCCCGCCGGTGTTGGCCACGGCGGTGGAGTTATCGGTAGCAGACAGTATCGCCCTGGCCTTACAGAATAACCATGATCTCAAATATGCAAAATCGGCCAGGGAAAAAGCGTATTGGGCCATGAAAGCAGCCCGGAGCAATAAAGGACTCTCCCTCGATTTTACCCATACCGACCAGCGCTACAACACGCCGCCGGCGGCGACCGGAACCTCTACATATGAATATACGTCAGATTTTGCGAACCAGGTCGCGCTCACCTTGCCGCTGTATTCCGGCGGAAAGCTGGAGAATCAAATAAAACAGGCTAAGCTTGAGCTTACGGTGGCCGATCTGGAGGTGGAGGCAGCCAAACAACAGCTGAAGCTGACCGTGGTGTCCAATTACCTTACCGTGCTGGAATACCGTAATGAAGTCCAAGTGAATCAGGAGACGGTCAGGAACTATGAGGAACACCTGCAGCTGGTTAATGATAAATTTGGCCTGGGCCTGGTAGCAAAGACCGATGTGTTGTCAAGCCAGGTGGATCTGGCCAGTGCTCAGGATAATCTGGTAAAAGCCCAAAATAATTATACCAATGCCGTAGCGGCCCTGAACAATGCGATGGGGTTGCCCCATGCGGCCGAGGTTACGCTAAAAGATGAGTTTACTTATGAAAAATATCCTAAAACGCTGGCGGAATGCCTGCAGTATGCCGGGGAGCACCGGCCCGAGCTGGTTCAATATGAGGCCAAAATCGCCAGTGCCAATTATGATGTGGATATCGCCAAAAGCGGCCGGCGGCCGGCGGTTAATCTGACGGCCGAGCAGGGCTGGTATGACAGCCATTTCGTCGGCGCGAAAAATAGCAACTGGCTATTGAAATTAACCACATCGATCAATGTGTTTGACACCGGTTTAACCAGTGCCAACGTTAAGCAAGCCCGCCATAATGTGGATATGGTGCTGGATAAGGCTGAGCAGCAGCGTGATACTATCCTTTTGAATGTCCGTGAGTATTACTTGAGTATGCAGGAAGCCGAGAAGCGGATTGATTCCAATAAGGTATCTGTCAACTATGCCGCCGAAAGTCTAATGATCCAGAAAGCCCGGTATGAGGCCGGGATTGGCACCAACCTTGATTTGCGCGATGCGGTATTATCGCTGGACTCGGCGCAAAAGGATTATATCCAGGCCTTGTATGATTACAATCTCAACAAAGTTAAACTGGAACAGGCCATGGGCTTACCGGTGCAGTAA
- a CDS encoding glycyl-radical enzyme activating protein, protein MQQCKGNIFQIQRWSINDGEGIRSTVFFKGCPLRCKWCSNPESWQGKPEVLFFHEKCIACKRCLPVCSQGAISPAGNIIRFAREKCSGCAGCCEVCPTGARKLIGAAVTVEDVLKVVKRDTVFYRESGGGVTFSGGEPFAQPGFLQQLAAACSQLGIDTAVETSGYFDFEQVKDIFAYLDCVFVDIKHMDDAVHMQMTGVSNRKILANIAQISKLHPHTIVRVPFIAEVNANEQNIKKMCDYLKNNTRVAGVELLPYHDFGQSKYSAIGVRGQTFTTPAATEIADANRIISNYGIGIVDFK, encoded by the coding sequence ATGCAGCAATGTAAGGGCAATATATTTCAAATACAGCGCTGGTCGATTAATGACGGGGAAGGGATCAGAAGTACTGTTTTCTTTAAAGGCTGCCCGCTAAGATGCAAATGGTGTTCGAATCCGGAGTCGTGGCAGGGAAAGCCGGAAGTGTTGTTTTTTCATGAGAAATGTATTGCTTGTAAGCGCTGTTTGCCGGTTTGCAGCCAAGGGGCCATTTCCCCGGCGGGGAATATAATCCGTTTTGCGCGTGAAAAATGTTCCGGCTGCGCTGGCTGCTGTGAGGTATGCCCGACCGGCGCCCGTAAGCTGATAGGTGCTGCGGTGACGGTTGAAGATGTTCTAAAAGTGGTAAAAAGAGATACTGTCTTCTATCGGGAGTCTGGCGGCGGGGTCACCTTTTCCGGGGGCGAACCCTTTGCCCAGCCTGGATTTCTGCAGCAGCTTGCAGCAGCCTGCAGCCAACTGGGTATTGATACTGCTGTCGAAACCAGCGGTTATTTTGATTTTGAACAAGTTAAAGACATCTTTGCCTATTTGGATTGTGTTTTTGTAGATATCAAGCATATGGACGATGCGGTTCATATGCAGATGACCGGAGTCAGCAACCGTAAGATTTTAGCAAATATCGCTCAGATATCGAAGCTGCATCCGCATACCATCGTTCGCGTGCCTTTTATTGCCGAAGTTAATGCCAATGAGCAAAACATCAAAAAAATGTGTGACTATCTTAAGAATAATACACGCGTGGCGGGGGTCGAACTTTTGCCTTATCATGATTTCGGCCAGTCGAAGTATAGTGCCATTGGCGTTCGTGGTCAGACCTTCACTACTCCTGCTGCTACTGAAATTGCAGACGCAAACAGAATAATATCTAACTATGGTATCGGTATTGTAGATTTTAAGTAG
- a CDS encoding efflux RND transporter periplasmic adaptor subunit — protein sequence MSIKGSKKLYIGLLAAVVLLGVVVVRSGILSKTQLNTAPPAVVVKAMQVVTRDTPVNREFVGQVKAKSEVKIMSKVAGNVVAKMVNGGDTVYKGQPLFQIDNKQYRSAINSARATLLKSQATLNNTRKDVERYQKLAAVKGVAQQTVDAYVAQAEEEAATVEVNRAVLQQALEDEQDTLIVSPVDGRIDVNDVSLGYYVAAGSTTMATVSSINPVWVQFSMSETEYLNYLRTGNGSLPASFKEHLQLVLSDGTEYSLIGRVEQIDRGIDNTTGTITLKASFDNPQNYLLPGMFARVVAQETVRQGALLIPQKAVKEVLDTTFVTVVTEDNKAESRQVKLGDRIGDMWLVEEGLSGTDRVVVDGIDKVKQGNALQVTMIQPDAQTPAQQ from the coding sequence TTGAGTATCAAGGGTTCAAAAAAACTGTACATTGGCTTGCTTGCTGCCGTTGTTTTGCTTGGCGTTGTGGTTGTACGCAGCGGGATATTGTCCAAAACACAGCTGAATACAGCCCCGCCGGCGGTAGTAGTAAAGGCGATGCAGGTAGTAACGCGGGACACACCTGTCAACCGTGAATTTGTGGGCCAGGTAAAGGCCAAGAGTGAAGTAAAAATCATGTCCAAAGTAGCCGGGAATGTTGTGGCGAAGATGGTGAACGGCGGCGATACGGTCTATAAGGGCCAGCCTTTGTTCCAAATCGATAATAAGCAGTACCGGTCGGCGATTAATTCGGCCAGGGCTACGTTGCTAAAATCGCAGGCCACCCTTAATAATACCCGGAAAGACGTAGAGCGCTATCAGAAACTGGCCGCGGTCAAAGGGGTTGCCCAACAAACGGTAGATGCCTATGTAGCCCAGGCGGAAGAAGAAGCTGCTACGGTGGAGGTCAACCGGGCCGTCCTGCAGCAGGCCCTTGAGGATGAGCAGGATACCTTGATTGTTTCGCCGGTTGACGGCCGCATTGATGTGAATGATGTAAGTCTCGGTTATTATGTGGCCGCCGGTTCGACAACAATGGCTACCGTTTCCTCCATCAATCCGGTTTGGGTGCAGTTCAGCATGAGCGAAACGGAATACCTGAATTATCTCCGGACCGGCAACGGTTCCCTGCCGGCCAGCTTTAAGGAGCATCTGCAGCTGGTATTAAGCGACGGCACGGAATATTCGCTCATTGGCCGGGTGGAGCAAATCGACCGGGGAATCGACAATACAACAGGCACGATTACGCTCAAAGCCAGCTTTGATAATCCGCAAAACTACTTGCTGCCAGGGATGTTTGCCCGGGTGGTTGCGCAGGAAACGGTGCGGCAGGGGGCGTTGCTGATTCCCCAAAAAGCGGTTAAGGAAGTGCTGGATACTACCTTTGTTACCGTCGTGACCGAGGATAACAAGGCCGAAAGCCGGCAAGTAAAGCTTGGCGACAGGATTGGCGATATGTGGCTGGTGGAAGAAGGCCTTAGCGGCACCGACCGGGTGGTTGTGGACGGTATCGACAAGGTAAAACAAGGCAATGCTTTACAAGTAACAATGATACAGCCGGATGCACAGACTCCGGCTCAGCAATAG
- a CDS encoding GntR family transcriptional regulator, with protein sequence MMNNNVTGQIKTSYRTLPGMITNILRESILAGELSGGVQLKQEELAAKFSVSMSALREALKNLEAEGLVRFYPNRGAMVSELSAVEAQEIFDIRLFLELGALELAIPNLTQADLAEADEILKKADEETLRKHWSELNWQFHETLYRSANRPKLLALIQNMHNNVERYMRLYLTTMHYQTKSQAEHRALLNACAQGNIKGAQKQLRKHMVDASKNLIEYLS encoded by the coding sequence ATGATGAATAATAATGTCACAGGTCAGATAAAAACCTCATATCGTACCTTGCCTGGCATGATTACCAATATTTTGCGCGAATCCATTCTGGCGGGCGAACTTAGCGGGGGCGTCCAACTCAAACAGGAGGAATTGGCGGCGAAATTTAGCGTAAGCATGAGTGCTTTACGGGAAGCGTTGAAAAACCTGGAAGCAGAGGGCTTGGTGAGGTTTTATCCTAATCGTGGGGCTATGGTTAGTGAATTATCGGCAGTGGAAGCGCAGGAGATATTTGATATAAGACTTTTTTTAGAATTAGGGGCACTAGAGTTGGCTATTCCTAATTTGACTCAGGCAGATTTGGCAGAGGCGGATGAAATTCTGAAAAAAGCAGATGAAGAAACCCTGCGTAAGCATTGGAGTGAACTGAATTGGCAGTTTCACGAAACACTGTACCGGTCGGCAAATAGGCCAAAGCTGCTGGCGCTGATTCAAAATATGCATAACAATGTGGAACGTTATATGCGTTTATATTTGACAACGATGCATTATCAGACAAAATCACAGGCAGAACATCGCGCGTTACTCAATGCCTGTGCTCAGGGAAATATCAAAGGTGCGCAAAAACAATTGCGCAAACATATGGTTGATGCGAGCAAGAATCTGATCGAATACTTAAGCTGA
- a CDS encoding efflux RND transporter permease subunit gives MADFFIKRPIFAIVLSIIITLLGTTAAFTLPVAQYPQISPPTISVSTSYQGANADVVDQTVAQVIEEQINGVEDMVYMSSTSTDSGAYSLSIQFETEKDSDTAAVQAQNRVAQANASLPGTVQTTGVTTRKASQDMSLIFTLWSPNDNFDANFLKNYGSIYLIDDIKRVKGVGEVSAFGSDYSMRIWLQPEKMAQLGIAASEVTAAIETQNVQAAAGAFGKMPTASAQQFQYTAKVKGRLTDQTEFENIIVRSQSDGSFVRIKDIARVELGSKEYDFNSLVNGKVAAGFAVKLTSDANALETISKVKAVLAQAAKNFPGDMEYKIVVDNTEFVRESMQEVIKTFAEALLLVLIVVFVFLQSWRATLIPLLAIPVSLLGTFAAFSALGFTINTLTLFAMVLAIGLVVDDAIVVIEAVEYHMRYSGLSPLDATKRAMSEVSGPVVAIAFVLASVFIPVAFFGGTTGILYKQFALTIVVSMALSAIVALSLTPALCVLLLKPHDPQAHSGALARFFSAFNSWFERGIAQYGNRLGRLIPKARLCLVLLAVLLILTGGLYKAVPSSFVPDEDQGFYITAITLPEASSLNRTIDVMRQFTDKVSAQPGVLNIMSLSGMDILGGGTKTNAGAMFISLDAWSERQKPELQVKAEISQTLLSGAQFPEGSVVSFAPSGLPGLGMVGGFTLMLQDRSGGSLADLDSMAQKFVAAAQERPEIGSITSTFKANTPSYEFEVDREKAEQLGVAVDDVFTALQVFLGGTQVNDFNKFGRSYKVTVQAEPSFRSDANATRYLYVKSSNDTMVPLNTLLTPKKINAPTVITRFNGVKAVQISGTQAAGYSSGQAMTALEAVAEQTLTSGYTYEWSGQSREEKLSGSQAPIVFGMAIVFVFLCLAALYESWSVPFAVLLSVPTGVFGAFLFQYVRNLENSVYMQIGLVMLIGLAAKNAILIVEFAKVRVDKGMNPVKAAIEAAQTRLRPILMTSLAFIIGCFPLAVATGAGAGARNSMGTAVVGGMFTATVLGIFLIPVLFVVVEAITEKVRNKRSGSSQLKE, from the coding sequence ATGGCTGACTTCTTTATTAAGCGCCCGATTTTCGCCATTGTGTTGTCGATCATTATTACCTTGCTGGGCACAACGGCCGCCTTTACCCTGCCGGTAGCGCAGTACCCGCAGATTTCGCCGCCGACAATCTCGGTAAGCACTTCCTACCAGGGGGCTAATGCCGATGTTGTTGATCAAACTGTGGCCCAGGTCATTGAAGAACAGATCAATGGTGTTGAGGATATGGTGTATATGTCCTCCACCAGCACCGATTCCGGTGCTTATTCCCTGAGCATCCAGTTTGAGACCGAGAAAGACTCGGATACGGCCGCGGTACAAGCACAGAACCGGGTAGCGCAAGCCAATGCCTCGTTGCCCGGTACGGTGCAGACCACCGGGGTTACAACGCGCAAAGCCTCGCAGGATATGTCGCTTATTTTTACCCTCTGGTCGCCCAATGACAATTTTGATGCCAATTTCCTGAAAAATTATGGCAGTATTTATCTGATTGATGATATCAAACGGGTCAAGGGTGTCGGCGAGGTATCGGCCTTTGGCTCGGATTACAGTATGCGGATATGGCTGCAGCCGGAAAAAATGGCGCAGCTGGGGATTGCCGCCAGTGAGGTGACGGCCGCGATTGAAACGCAAAATGTGCAGGCGGCCGCCGGCGCCTTTGGTAAAATGCCGACGGCGTCTGCGCAGCAATTCCAGTATACAGCCAAGGTGAAAGGCCGTCTCACGGATCAGACCGAGTTTGAAAATATTATCGTTCGTTCCCAGTCAGACGGTTCCTTCGTCCGGATTAAGGATATTGCCCGGGTGGAGCTGGGCAGCAAGGAATATGATTTTAACAGCCTGGTGAACGGTAAGGTGGCAGCCGGGTTTGCTGTTAAGCTAACCAGTGATGCCAATGCCTTAGAGACCATCAGTAAGGTAAAAGCTGTGCTGGCCCAGGCCGCGAAGAATTTCCCCGGCGACATGGAATATAAAATTGTTGTTGATAATACCGAGTTTGTGCGCGAATCCATGCAGGAGGTAATTAAAACCTTTGCCGAAGCATTGCTGTTGGTTTTAATTGTGGTGTTTGTTTTCCTGCAGAGCTGGCGGGCCACGCTGATTCCTTTGCTGGCCATTCCGGTATCCTTGCTGGGCACCTTTGCCGCCTTTAGTGCACTAGGCTTTACCATCAACACGCTTACGTTATTTGCGATGGTGCTGGCTATCGGGCTGGTTGTGGATGATGCGATTGTTGTTATTGAGGCTGTCGAGTATCATATGCGCTATTCCGGACTGTCCCCGCTGGACGCCACCAAGCGGGCCATGAGCGAGGTATCCGGCCCGGTTGTCGCGATTGCGTTCGTATTGGCGTCCGTATTTATTCCGGTGGCTTTTTTCGGCGGCACTACAGGGATCTTATACAAACAATTCGCGTTAACCATTGTGGTATCAATGGCTTTGTCGGCCATTGTTGCCTTGTCACTGACGCCGGCCCTGTGCGTGCTGCTGCTTAAACCCCATGATCCCCAGGCGCACAGCGGGGCATTGGCCAGATTTTTTAGTGCTTTTAATAGTTGGTTTGAACGCGGCATTGCGCAGTATGGGAACAGGCTCGGCCGGCTTATTCCCAAAGCCCGCCTGTGCCTGGTGCTGCTGGCCGTCTTACTCATCCTGACCGGCGGGTTGTATAAAGCGGTGCCGTCTTCCTTTGTGCCTGATGAAGATCAGGGCTTCTATATAACGGCCATCACGCTGCCGGAAGCGTCCAGTTTGAACCGGACGATTGATGTGATGCGGCAATTTACCGACAAGGTAAGTGCCCAGCCTGGGGTGCTTAATATTATGTCGTTATCAGGTATGGATATATTGGGGGGCGGCACCAAGACGAATGCCGGGGCTATGTTTATCTCCCTGGATGCCTGGAGCGAGCGGCAAAAGCCTGAATTACAGGTAAAAGCCGAAATAAGCCAGACCTTGCTGAGTGGAGCCCAATTTCCGGAAGGCTCGGTCGTTTCCTTTGCTCCCTCCGGTCTGCCGGGGCTGGGCATGGTCGGTGGCTTTACCCTGATGCTGCAAGACCGGAGCGGCGGTTCTTTAGCTGATCTTGACAGCATGGCCCAAAAATTCGTGGCGGCGGCCCAGGAGCGGCCGGAGATCGGCTCGATTACCTCTACCTTCAAAGCCAATACCCCAAGCTATGAATTTGAGGTAGACCGGGAAAAGGCTGAACAACTGGGGGTGGCCGTTGATGATGTATTTACGGCCTTGCAGGTATTCCTGGGCGGCACCCAGGTCAATGATTTTAATAAATTTGGCCGTTCCTACAAGGTTACGGTGCAGGCCGAACCGTCATTTCGCAGTGATGCGAATGCAACGCGCTATCTTTATGTAAAAAGCTCTAATGATACGATGGTGCCGCTAAATACCCTCCTTACACCGAAAAAGATTAACGCGCCAACTGTCATTACCCGGTTTAATGGTGTGAAAGCCGTGCAAATCAGCGGCACGCAGGCTGCCGGGTACAGCTCCGGCCAAGCCATGACGGCCCTGGAAGCGGTGGCCGAGCAAACCTTAACCAGTGGCTATACCTATGAATGGTCCGGGCAAAGCCGGGAGGAAAAGCTCTCCGGTTCCCAGGCGCCGATTGTGTTTGGTATGGCAATCGTTTTTGTCTTTTTATGTTTGGCGGCTCTGTATGAGAGCTGGAGTGTTCCCTTTGCCGTGCTGCTTTCCGTGCCAACCGGCGTCTTTGGCGCCTTCCTGTTTCAGTATGTGCGCAATCTGGAAAACAGCGTATACATGCAGATCGGTTTAGTTATGCTGATTGGTTTGGCTGCGAAAAATGCGATATTGATTGTTGAGTTTGCCAAAGTCCGGGTTGACAAAGGCATGAATCCGGTTAAGGCGGCGATTGAAGCGGCCCAAACCCGGCTGCGGCCGATTCTTATGACCTCACTGGCCTTTATTATTGGCTGCTTCCCGCTAGCCGTGGCGACAGGGGCCGGGGCCGGCGCCAGGAATTCTATGGGCACAGCCGTCGTGGGTGGTATGTTTACCGCGACCGTGCTGGGAATATTTTTAATCCCGGTGCTGTTTGTTGTGGTCGAAGCTATCACCGAAAAGGTTAGAAACAAGCGTTCCGGCTCTTCCCAGTTAAAGGAGTAA
- a CDS encoding glycyl radical protein, with translation MSSKRIEDFKKFYIDAKPSISIHRAMAFTASHQQTEGESVIRRRAKAFQEVCKRIPVTIFDNELIVGSVGEFLKTGVICPEYSWKWVEEEMDFFESRDQDPYCIDQEAKDILRKEIFPYWQGKSLEENFLSRINPETAKILIDTGIIDNDSKWRNAVGEITADYQDIIFKKGFGGLKAEALRQLQSLEPVSAEALEKIDFYHAAVLVCEGIVTLANRYADKAMQLAQAEQDSLRKEELLAIARICRKVPEQPPATFYEAAQAVWFTQLGSILSENSLALNLGRFDQYMYPYYAGDIKTGTVTAEKAQELIEALWLKLSEWVWAISSNTAKFFAGYNSFQNMTLGGRTRDGRDATNELSYMCLTATENVKTHQPGLSVRIHPDSPAEFLLAVCKLIRAGTGFPAVHNDGVGAAMLLAEGLSPEDARDWSNCGCVVPHFRKIGKWTSAVNINLAAALEFALNSGKSRISGRDMGLAEIPISEFMGYEEVKAAFYKQLAYLVKHAVIGSITAQQIHSEMVPRPYLSMLVEGCMEQGKDLSRGGAKYNLGPVLTGIGIADAANSLAMIRKLVFEDKKYTLAEIDKALAADWEGYEQMRQAALACPKYGNDDDYVDFIAAEISDFFYREVRAYKDYFGSPFNSAFMGISNYIPAGSVIGATPDGRKARTPLTEGVSPHAGTDLTSPTAAMRSVAKLNHDVHSGGTLMNVKLSPDLLKSDRDLRNLAAIIRAYFALGAFHVQFNVISTAVLRKAQAQPEDYKDLLVRVAGYSTQFVNLSREAQDAIIARTTYAAM, from the coding sequence ATGTCTAGTAAACGCATTGAGGATTTTAAAAAGTTTTACATCGATGCTAAGCCATCTATTAGTATTCACCGGGCGATGGCTTTTACGGCATCACACCAACAAACTGAAGGTGAATCAGTGATTAGACGGCGGGCCAAAGCATTTCAGGAAGTGTGCAAGCGTATTCCTGTCACCATTTTTGACAATGAGCTTATTGTTGGCTCTGTCGGCGAATTCCTGAAGACGGGGGTTATTTGTCCCGAATATTCCTGGAAATGGGTCGAGGAGGAAATGGACTTCTTTGAAAGCCGGGACCAGGACCCCTATTGTATTGATCAAGAAGCAAAGGATATATTGCGCAAAGAGATTTTTCCTTACTGGCAAGGCAAATCGCTGGAGGAAAATTTTCTGTCACGCATCAATCCGGAAACAGCCAAAATTTTAATTGATACAGGCATTATCGACAATGATTCCAAATGGAGAAATGCAGTTGGCGAAATTACGGCCGATTATCAGGATATCATCTTTAAAAAAGGTTTTGGCGGGCTTAAGGCCGAGGCGCTCAGGCAGCTGCAAAGCTTGGAACCGGTTAGCGCCGAGGCCTTGGAAAAAATCGACTTTTACCACGCTGCCGTGTTGGTATGCGAAGGGATTGTCACTCTGGCTAACCGCTATGCGGATAAAGCTATGCAGCTGGCGCAAGCCGAGCAGGATAGTCTGCGTAAAGAAGAACTGCTTGCAATTGCCAGGATTTGCCGTAAGGTACCGGAGCAGCCCCCGGCAACTTTTTATGAAGCGGCACAGGCTGTATGGTTTACCCAGCTGGGCTCGATACTGTCCGAGAATTCCCTGGCCTTGAATCTGGGCAGATTTGATCAATATATGTATCCATATTATGCCGGTGATATAAAAACAGGCACTGTTACTGCGGAAAAAGCGCAAGAATTGATTGAGGCGCTTTGGCTTAAGCTGTCTGAATGGGTATGGGCTATTTCGAGTAATACCGCCAAATTTTTTGCCGGCTATAACTCATTCCAGAATATGACTCTGGGGGGCAGAACCAGAGACGGCCGGGATGCAACCAATGAACTTTCCTATATGTGTCTTACAGCCACTGAGAACGTAAAAACACACCAGCCAGGCTTAAGTGTGCGGATTCATCCTGATAGTCCGGCTGAATTTCTCTTAGCTGTATGTAAACTGATTCGTGCCGGGACCGGATTTCCTGCCGTACACAACGACGGGGTTGGGGCGGCCATGCTGCTCGCGGAAGGACTCTCGCCCGAAGATGCACGTGATTGGAGTAATTGCGGCTGTGTGGTGCCGCACTTTAGGAAAATTGGCAAGTGGACGTCGGCAGTTAATATTAATCTGGCCGCCGCCCTTGAATTTGCCTTAAATAGCGGGAAAAGCCGGATCTCGGGAAGAGATATGGGTCTGGCCGAAATCCCTATTTCTGAATTTATGGGCTATGAAGAAGTAAAAGCAGCCTTTTATAAACAACTTGCTTATCTGGTAAAGCATGCTGTTATCGGCTCAATTACCGCCCAGCAGATTCATTCGGAAATGGTACCGCGGCCCTACCTTTCTATGCTTGTGGAAGGCTGTATGGAGCAAGGAAAAGATCTTAGCAGGGGCGGAGCTAAATATAATCTGGGACCGGTTCTTACCGGCATCGGGATCGCTGACGCGGCCAACTCTTTAGCGATGATCAGGAAACTGGTATTTGAGGATAAAAAATATACATTAGCAGAAATCGATAAGGCTTTGGCTGCCGACTGGGAAGGTTATGAACAAATGAGGCAAGCCGCGCTTGCTTGTCCGAAGTATGGCAATGATGATGACTATGTTGATTTTATCGCTGCCGAAATAAGCGATTTTTTCTACAGAGAAGTACGGGCCTATAAAGATTACTTTGGCTCACCTTTCAATTCGGCGTTCATGGGGATTTCCAACTATATTCCGGCGGGGAGTGTAATCGGGGCGACACCGGACGGCAGAAAAGCAAGGACACCTTTGACAGAAGGCGTTTCACCACATGCCGGTACTGATTTGACCAGTCCTACCGCGGCGATGCGTTCTGTTGCCAAACTCAATCATGACGTGCATTCCGGCGGGACACTGATGAATGTAAAATTATCCCCTGACTTATTGAAATCAGATAGAGACCTGAGAAACCTGGCGGCTATTATCAGAGCGTATTTTGCACTGGGCGCTTTTCATGTTCAGTTTAACGTGATTTCCACCGCAGTATTGAGAAAAGCACAGGCCCAGCCGGAGGATTATAAAGATTTGCTGGTCAGGGTTGCCGGTTATAGTACACAGTTTGTCAACCTATCCCGGGAAGCTCAGGATGCAATTATTGCAAGAACTACCTATGCAGCAATGTAA
- a CDS encoding M20 family metallopeptidase yields the protein MNDKKQKAFQFVDEHRDEMVSLWQEVVSIESGPHEKEGINKVAARFKQILDEEGASSRLVEFEKAGSMLIAEIGKNQSKPGVIFMGHMDTACPAGAIAERPFTIKDGIAYGPGVLDMKGGIVAALYAIKALKAAGYNSRSLKVLLAGDEEVLHARSNAPDIFIAEAKGYAAAFNMETGFVDDGIVVGRKGVARIMMEVKGIAAHAGNDPENGRSAILEIAHKIIAVQNLTDWEKGISFNVGVMQGGTTSTAVPDYASIFIDVRYKNPDDLPAIIKQIEEVAAKIYVAGTTTTVAFMDGIKPMKTTDGVEQLFELVKKAYEENGFGTPYAKWVGGGSDSAYTVLAGVPTVCAMGVKGGRNHSPEEYAIVESLFERAKLMIACVLKLDNN from the coding sequence ATGAATGACAAAAAACAGAAAGCATTTCAGTTTGTGGACGAGCATCGTGACGAAATGGTATCGCTATGGCAAGAGGTTGTTTCCATAGAGAGCGGCCCCCACGAAAAAGAAGGAATTAACAAAGTCGCTGCCCGCTTTAAACAGATACTTGATGAGGAAGGCGCAAGCTCCCGCCTGGTCGAGTTTGAAAAAGCCGGCAGTATGTTGATTGCAGAGATTGGCAAAAACCAGTCTAAGCCAGGTGTGATTTTTATGGGGCATATGGATACTGCTTGTCCTGCGGGTGCAATCGCTGAGCGACCTTTTACCATAAAAGACGGCATTGCTTACGGACCAGGCGTTCTGGACATGAAAGGCGGTATTGTGGCTGCTCTTTATGCGATCAAAGCATTGAAAGCTGCCGGCTATAATTCGCGTTCACTTAAAGTTCTTTTGGCCGGGGACGAAGAGGTTTTGCATGCCAGGTCTAATGCACCTGATATATTTATTGCCGAGGCAAAAGGCTATGCCGCGGCATTTAATATGGAGACAGGCTTTGTAGACGATGGAATTGTTGTTGGGCGTAAGGGTGTAGCCCGGATTATGATGGAAGTGAAAGGCATTGCCGCTCATGCGGGCAACGATCCGGAAAACGGCCGGAGCGCAATTTTAGAAATCGCACACAAGATTATTGCCGTGCAAAATTTAACTGACTGGGAAAAGGGCATCAGTTTTAATGTCGGGGTAATGCAAGGCGGGACAACATCGACTGCGGTTCCCGATTATGCAAGTATTTTTATTGATGTTCGCTATAAGAACCCGGACGACTTACCGGCGATTATTAAGCAGATCGAAGAAGTTGCAGCCAAAATTTATGTTGCCGGCACGACCACTACGGTTGCTTTTATGGATGGTATAAAGCCGATGAAAACAACGGATGGGGTTGAGCAGTTGTTTGAGCTAGTGAAAAAAGCCTATGAAGAGAACGGTTTTGGTACGCCTTATGCGAAATGGGTGGGCGGCGGCTCTGATTCGGCCTATACTGTTTTGGCCGGGGTGCCGACAGTATGTGCTATGGGGGTAAAAGGAGGACGCAATCACAGTCCGGAGGAATATGCCATTGTCGAAAGCCTGTTTGAAAGAGCTAAACTCATGATCGCCTGTGTGCTTAAGTTAGACAACAACTAG